One stretch of Chelonia mydas isolate rCheMyd1 chromosome 21, rCheMyd1.pri.v2, whole genome shotgun sequence DNA includes these proteins:
- the LOC102941457 gene encoding LOW QUALITY PROTEIN: protein FAM166B (The sequence of the model RefSeq protein was modified relative to this genomic sequence to represent the inferred CDS: inserted 4 bases in 3 codons), giving the protein MEDAVFFFFYVKSSRVYRYDAAFVFANWALSCYRFHARTRTTAPGFIPRAQSLFAKTYPEICKEXDFARQRLRAAGQEQELQNTGWLPQGTKGKLLTAKYRTPXPAGPAAVAPYVSPFAFQPQGSPYSMEDNNPHKCFISGFTGFVPRARFLIGAGYPLTPHHALVEFGQNRGXRPEAGNGSTVLPPLLKSYSTDMGPLPHYAGYVPGYKFQSGHTYGQLTPNALGLSTMEKQMAD; this is encoded by the exons ATGGAGGATGcggtcttcttcttcttctatgtCAAGAGTAGCAGAGTGTATCGCTATGATGCTGCCTTCGTATTTGCAAATTGGGCATTGAGTTGTTATAGGTTCCATG CCCGGACCCGCACCACGGCCCCGGGATTCATTCCCAGGGCCCAGAGCCTCTTCGCCAAGACCTACCCCGAGATCTGCAAGGA TGACTTTGCCAGGCAGCGGCTGAGAGCCGCAGGccaggagcaggagctgcagaacacAGGGTGGCTGCCCCAGGGCACCAAGGGCAAACTCCTCACCGCCAAGTACAGGACTC TCCCGGCAGGCCCGGCAGCAGTTGCCCCGTATGTATCACCCTTCGCCTTCCAACCGCAGGGCTCCCCCTACTCCATGGAGGACAACAACCCCCACAAGTGCTTCATCTCAGGTTTCACCGGCTTTGTGCCCCGTGCCCGCTTCCTGATCGGGGCAGGCTACCCGCTGACTCCCCACCACGCCCTGGTGGAGTTTGGCCAGAACAGAG GCCGGCCTGAGGCCGGGAACGGCAGCACCGTCCTTCCTCCGCTGCTGAAGTCGTACTCCACAGACATGGGGCCGCTGCCCCACTACGCAGGCTACGTCCCAGGCTACAAGTTCCAGTCTGGCCACACCTATGGGCAGCTTACCCCCAACGCCCTGGGGCTGAGCACCATGGAGAAGCAGATGGCTGACTAG